The following are from one region of the Polyangiaceae bacterium genome:
- a CDS encoding protein kinase yields the protein MGEELWIGDYLTHDRLGRGGMGVVYSATHRSSGRRVALKTVNAANEFAFASLRREIHALSRVNHPGIVRVLDQGVHEGLPWYAMELIEGRTLLSHVFDSAAFPKPESSGVWGAETITDEPLSIAPESFAPTQVADSDALGLGSDSGPVSSSIRHEPVSGLPPLLQRVQAVLPILSRLCSALAFLHGEGIVHRDLKPENIIIRGDQMPVLVDFGIASEFSGSRGRDALAHSATAMGTAAYIAPEQVKNELVDARADLYSLGCILYELISGRPPFLADSVGNLLRAQLYEPPAPLTEFAPDTPPALNELVMRLLAKQPAQRLGYALDVKRSLLELFQDEVPSSMGPAPSSYLYQPELAGREKELEVLRDVTEAAIRGTGGVCFVSGESGIGKTRLLLQLVREPARQGARIITCGAQPPRGEASNASLSTIRPLLAQLADYASAEPDRAEELLGDACTPLGVFEPRLCREGQGSRLSPDKLKQEARRALTQVLERWSAQHPLFLLLDDLQWADSLTLAWLAELVESRAFADHRILVIGSFRTAESTDELNRIASHDRERLFELEGIDPLSILGMAADMLALPSPPVELADFLIERAHGSPFFVSEYLRAAVGQGLLTRGLDGAWQLTAAAESLRSVPLPSSLASLVALRFSRLDRNARRVAELASVFGRRVDSNVLFRAHVLAADAANEQAMSQKAFDAAVQTLVVRSMLEPTQTQDVQGLGQERLVFAHDKLHEVAYANLDLEAKRRLHLAAALALEELPDAGPTRLRRMAQHFESAGQYSKAVHYSILAGRAAEGRGALADALSSLEQALKLTESHGLSSGERLEAVLSLGELETGTGRMGAAGQHLLSALNLGIELNDTKARVRANLSLSYLAYLGAKGEETMQRATEAAELAEGLDDATLLSRAENALGIAWGSTGHYRRAISHYSKAAKLAESSGDRSSAGKHHGNISINQRLLGELEDGLESAQQAVQHARSAREGRLEANALCNRGRIELELGRLEKARLSFTSAIELANRVEMIFVVAEAVWGLGVVELESGDLATAKRCAERAKHLSEQGFAVTLGLSERLLGQIALREGDPEGAREHLETSVEQLRPAGERDELADSLMALAEAKPDAASALRSEALAIYRELDMQGRLRRFGG from the coding sequence ATGGGCGAAGAACTCTGGATTGGCGACTACCTGACTCACGACCGCTTGGGGCGTGGTGGGATGGGCGTGGTGTACAGCGCGACCCATCGATCCTCGGGCCGCCGGGTCGCACTCAAGACAGTGAACGCGGCCAACGAGTTCGCGTTCGCCTCCCTGCGGCGTGAGATCCACGCGCTCTCGCGGGTGAATCACCCGGGTATCGTTCGCGTGCTCGATCAGGGCGTGCACGAGGGCTTGCCCTGGTATGCGATGGAGCTGATCGAGGGGCGCACGTTGCTGAGCCATGTGTTCGACTCCGCCGCATTTCCAAAGCCCGAGTCATCCGGTGTTTGGGGCGCGGAGACGATCACCGACGAACCGCTTTCCATCGCGCCCGAGAGCTTCGCACCGACGCAAGTCGCAGACAGCGACGCGCTAGGCTTGGGGTCAGACTCAGGCCCTGTCAGTAGCTCTATACGGCACGAGCCCGTTAGCGGTCTGCCTCCGCTGCTCCAGCGCGTTCAAGCTGTCTTGCCCATTCTGTCGCGGCTGTGCTCGGCACTGGCCTTTCTGCATGGCGAAGGCATCGTGCACCGCGACCTGAAACCCGAGAACATTATTATCCGCGGGGATCAGATGCCGGTGCTGGTGGATTTCGGCATCGCCTCGGAGTTCTCTGGCTCACGTGGGCGCGACGCGCTGGCCCACAGTGCGACGGCCATGGGTACCGCAGCGTACATCGCGCCAGAGCAGGTCAAGAACGAGCTCGTCGATGCGCGCGCGGACTTGTACTCGTTGGGCTGCATCCTGTATGAGCTGATCAGCGGCCGGCCTCCTTTCCTCGCGGATTCGGTTGGCAACCTCTTGCGGGCGCAGCTGTACGAGCCCCCTGCACCCTTGACGGAGTTCGCTCCGGACACGCCACCTGCGTTGAACGAGCTGGTCATGCGCCTCCTGGCAAAGCAGCCAGCGCAGCGGCTTGGCTACGCGCTGGACGTCAAGCGCAGCTTGCTGGAGCTATTTCAGGACGAAGTCCCTTCGTCCATGGGTCCCGCACCGTCGAGCTACTTGTATCAACCTGAGCTCGCCGGGCGCGAGAAGGAGCTCGAGGTGCTGCGGGATGTCACCGAAGCAGCAATTCGGGGCACGGGCGGCGTCTGCTTCGTGAGCGGAGAGAGCGGAATTGGCAAGACACGCTTGCTACTCCAGCTGGTGCGGGAGCCGGCGCGTCAGGGCGCGCGAATCATCACCTGCGGCGCACAACCTCCACGTGGGGAGGCCAGCAACGCCAGCCTCTCAACGATCCGTCCGCTCTTGGCTCAGCTCGCGGACTACGCGAGCGCGGAACCTGACCGAGCCGAGGAGCTCCTTGGGGACGCGTGCACACCGCTTGGTGTGTTTGAGCCTCGCTTGTGCCGCGAGGGTCAAGGCTCTCGCCTGAGCCCGGACAAGCTGAAGCAAGAGGCGCGGCGCGCGCTGACCCAGGTGCTCGAGCGCTGGTCAGCTCAGCACCCGCTGTTCCTGTTGCTGGATGATCTGCAGTGGGCGGATTCGCTGACCCTCGCGTGGCTCGCCGAGCTGGTGGAGAGCCGCGCTTTCGCTGATCACCGCATCCTCGTCATTGGCAGTTTCCGCACGGCAGAATCAACCGACGAACTCAACCGCATAGCGAGCCACGATCGTGAGCGCCTCTTCGAGCTCGAAGGCATCGACCCGCTCAGCATCCTGGGCATGGCTGCCGACATGTTGGCGCTGCCGAGCCCACCGGTCGAGCTCGCAGACTTCCTCATCGAACGCGCTCACGGCAGCCCGTTTTTCGTGTCGGAGTACTTGCGCGCCGCCGTCGGGCAAGGGCTCCTGACGCGCGGGCTGGACGGCGCCTGGCAGCTCACCGCCGCCGCCGAGTCCTTGCGCAGCGTCCCCCTGCCGAGCAGCCTCGCCTCGCTGGTCGCGCTGCGCTTCAGCCGCCTCGATCGCAACGCGCGTCGCGTGGCGGAGCTGGCTTCGGTGTTCGGGCGCCGGGTGGACAGCAACGTTTTGTTCCGCGCCCACGTGCTAGCCGCAGACGCAGCCAATGAGCAGGCGATGTCACAGAAAGCGTTCGACGCCGCGGTGCAGACCCTGGTCGTTCGCAGCATGCTCGAACCGACGCAGACCCAAGACGTCCAGGGTCTCGGGCAGGAGCGGCTCGTGTTTGCCCACGACAAGCTCCACGAGGTCGCGTATGCGAACCTGGACCTCGAAGCAAAGCGACGCCTGCACCTCGCGGCCGCGCTCGCCCTCGAGGAGCTGCCCGACGCCGGGCCGACGCGGCTACGCAGAATGGCTCAGCATTTCGAATCCGCAGGGCAATACTCAAAGGCGGTTCACTACTCGATTCTTGCGGGTCGTGCAGCGGAAGGGCGAGGCGCACTAGCGGACGCGCTATCCAGCTTGGAGCAGGCGCTGAAGCTGACGGAGAGCCACGGCTTGAGCTCCGGCGAACGCCTCGAAGCCGTGCTCAGCTTGGGAGAGCTCGAGACAGGCACGGGACGCATGGGGGCGGCGGGCCAGCACCTGCTCAGCGCACTGAACTTGGGCATCGAGCTAAACGACACCAAAGCCCGTGTGCGAGCGAACCTCAGCTTGAGCTACCTCGCCTACCTCGGCGCCAAAGGCGAGGAGACGATGCAACGGGCGACCGAGGCAGCAGAGCTCGCCGAGGGCCTCGACGATGCCACGCTGCTTTCCCGTGCAGAAAATGCCCTAGGGATCGCCTGGGGCTCTACCGGTCACTACCGCAGGGCGATCTCTCACTACTCGAAGGCGGCAAAGCTCGCTGAGTCCAGCGGCGATCGCAGCTCAGCGGGCAAGCACCACGGCAACATCTCGATCAACCAGCGCTTGCTAGGAGAACTCGAAGACGGACTCGAGAGCGCCCAGCAAGCCGTGCAGCACGCTCGGTCGGCCCGCGAGGGGCGGCTGGAAGCCAACGCGCTCTGCAACCGAGGACGTATCGAGCTCGAGCTTGGCCGCCTGGAGAAGGCGCGCCTCAGCTTCACCAGCGCGATCGAGCTTGCTAACCGCGTGGAAATGATCTTCGTGGTCGCGGAAGCCGTGTGGGGTCTAGGTGTCGTGGAGCTCGAGTCGGGGGACCTGGCCACCGCCAAGCGTTGCGCCGAGCGCGCGAAGCACCTGTCGGAGCAAGGTTTCGCTGTGACCTTGGGGCTCTCTGAGCGCCTACTCGGACAGATCGCGCTGCGGGAGGGTGATCCTGAGGGTGCTCGTGAACACCTGGAAACCAGCGTGGAACAGCTGCGCCCTGCCGGTGAACGTGACGAGCTAGCCGATTCCTTGATGGCCCTCGCAGAGGCAAAGCCAGACGCCGCTAGCGCGCTTCGGAGCGAAGCCCTCGCCATCTACCGCGAACTCGACATGCAGGGCCGGCTCCGCCGGTTTGGGGGGTGA
- a CDS encoding SelT/SelW/SelH family protein, with protein MSYPRVAIEYCTQCRWLLRASWLAQELLTTFPVEFGELALVPGTGGVFKVSYLESAGGEAELLFSRADVGRFPEPKEIKQLLRDRVDPERDLGHSDRK; from the coding sequence GTGAGCTACCCGCGCGTGGCCATCGAGTACTGCACGCAGTGCCGCTGGCTGTTGCGCGCGAGCTGGCTCGCTCAAGAACTACTGACGACGTTTCCAGTCGAGTTCGGCGAGCTCGCGCTGGTGCCGGGCACTGGCGGCGTGTTCAAGGTGAGCTACCTGGAAAGCGCCGGCGGTGAAGCCGAGCTGCTGTTCTCTCGTGCCGATGTGGGGCGCTTTCCCGAACCAAAAGAGATCAAACAGCTGCTGCGAGATCGCGTCGATCCTGAGCGAGACCTGGGCCACTCCGATCGCAAGTAG
- a CDS encoding ABC-F family ATP-binding cassette domain-containing protein, giving the protein MISISNLAKGFGPRTLFAGVSLQLDAGNCYGLVGANGAGKTTLLKILMGDEPASDGSMTFAKNARVGVLRQDRFEDDSQRILDCAMKGDVEVFEALREQETWDEDSHVDPERIAHITEVISAGDGYTLESRASQVLVGLGIPDDALTRPLSTLSGGFKLRVLLAQTLVARPDILLLDEPTNHLDILSIRWLEGFLKAYKGCAVVISHDIRFLDAVSTHILDVDYGTVTAYKGNYAAFCNQKEETRIRKEAEIAKNERIIAEKKAFVERFSAKATKARQAQSRVKQIEKIQVEELPKSSRRYPKFAFKQKRPSGKDVLEVEGLSKAYGKKQVLSDVELRIRRGEHVAVIGANGLGKSTLLKILVDRLEADAGKVNWGHEVQIGYFAQDHKDLLSEPKQTTLNFLWDTCPQEGTSYVRGMLGRVLFSGEEVEKPLEALSGGEAARLVFSRMMVQQPNVLVLDEPTNHLDLESIEALVKALKDYDGTLLFVSHDRWFVDQLATRVVEIKADGIIDFPGTYAEYLEREGDDHLDADQVVLKAKGEKEPKGSDKAKGGDKAKGAEKKPSIAPSPPPDPDAGLSHEERRRRANKRKALPKKRDELMSQIESTEARKAEIEAKYCEPGFFEQTPETEVNQLRREEAEIESRLDRLMTEWEEVEAELTELGMA; this is encoded by the coding sequence GTGATCAGCATTTCGAACCTGGCCAAGGGTTTCGGTCCCCGCACGTTGTTCGCCGGAGTGAGCCTGCAGCTCGATGCCGGGAACTGCTACGGCTTGGTAGGTGCGAACGGCGCGGGCAAGACGACGCTGCTCAAGATCTTGATGGGGGATGAGCCCGCGAGCGACGGCAGCATGACCTTCGCCAAGAACGCGCGCGTAGGCGTATTGCGCCAGGATCGCTTCGAAGACGACTCGCAACGCATCCTCGACTGCGCGATGAAGGGCGACGTTGAAGTCTTCGAGGCGCTACGCGAGCAAGAGACGTGGGACGAAGACAGCCACGTCGACCCTGAACGCATTGCGCACATCACCGAAGTCATTTCCGCGGGGGATGGCTACACACTGGAGTCGCGCGCAAGCCAGGTGCTGGTGGGCCTCGGCATCCCGGACGATGCACTGACGCGACCGCTCTCGACCCTGAGCGGCGGGTTCAAGCTCCGGGTATTGCTCGCGCAAACTCTGGTGGCCAGGCCAGACATCCTGCTCCTCGATGAGCCGACCAACCACCTGGATATCTTGAGCATCCGCTGGCTCGAAGGCTTCCTCAAGGCGTACAAGGGGTGCGCGGTGGTGATCAGCCACGACATCCGCTTCCTCGACGCGGTATCCACGCACATCCTAGACGTCGACTACGGCACCGTCACGGCGTACAAAGGTAACTACGCTGCCTTCTGCAACCAGAAAGAAGAGACGCGCATCCGCAAGGAAGCGGAGATCGCTAAAAACGAACGCATCATCGCGGAAAAGAAGGCGTTCGTTGAGCGCTTCAGCGCGAAGGCCACCAAGGCGCGCCAGGCCCAGAGCCGCGTCAAGCAGATCGAAAAGATTCAAGTCGAAGAACTGCCGAAGAGCAGCCGGCGCTACCCGAAGTTCGCCTTCAAGCAGAAGCGCCCAAGCGGCAAGGACGTGCTGGAGGTGGAGGGGCTGAGCAAGGCCTACGGCAAGAAGCAGGTGCTCAGCGACGTGGAGCTACGCATCCGCCGCGGAGAGCACGTCGCGGTGATCGGCGCGAACGGGCTCGGGAAGTCGACCCTACTGAAGATCCTCGTGGATCGACTCGAGGCTGACGCTGGCAAGGTGAACTGGGGACACGAAGTACAGATCGGCTACTTCGCTCAGGATCACAAAGACCTGCTCTCGGAGCCCAAGCAAACCACCCTCAATTTCCTCTGGGATACGTGTCCCCAAGAGGGCACGAGCTACGTGCGCGGCATGCTTGGACGCGTGCTGTTCAGCGGCGAAGAGGTGGAGAAGCCGCTCGAGGCGCTGAGCGGTGGCGAGGCAGCTCGCCTTGTATTTAGCCGCATGATGGTCCAGCAGCCCAACGTATTGGTGCTCGACGAGCCCACCAACCACTTGGACCTGGAGTCGATCGAGGCCTTGGTGAAGGCGCTCAAGGACTACGACGGCACGTTGCTCTTCGTCAGCCACGACCGTTGGTTCGTCGATCAGCTGGCCACGCGCGTGGTGGAAATCAAAGCCGACGGCATCATCGACTTTCCAGGGACCTACGCGGAGTACCTGGAGCGCGAAGGCGATGATCACCTAGACGCCGATCAGGTCGTGCTCAAAGCAAAGGGCGAGAAGGAGCCAAAGGGCAGCGACAAGGCGAAGGGCGGTGACAAGGCGAAGGGCGCTGAGAAGAAGCCCAGCATTGCTCCCTCACCCCCACCCGATCCAGACGCTGGACTGAGCCACGAAGAACGGCGGCGGCGCGCGAACAAGCGCAAGGCGCTACCCAAGAAGCGCGACGAGCTGATGAGCCAGATCGAGTCCACCGAAGCGCGCAAGGCGGAGATCGAAGCCAAGTATTGCGAACCCGGCTTCTTCGAGCAGACACCCGAGACAGAAGTGAATCAGCTACGTCGTGAGGAAGCCGAAATCGAGAGTCGCCTCGATCGGCTGATGACGGAGTGGGAAGAGGTCGAGGCGGAGCTCACTGAGCTCGGCATGGCGTAG
- a CDS encoding 1,4-dihydroxy-2-naphthoyl-CoA synthase has product MVSQIFDEARWQKVDGFDFTDITYHRAVDQGTVRIAFNRPEVRNAFRPHTVDELYRALDHARMWSDVGCVLLTGNGPSPKDGGWAFCSGGDQRIRGKDGYKYEGAEGVDPARLGRLHILEVQRLIRFMPKVVIAVVPGWAVGGGHSLHVVCDLTLASKEHALFKQTDPDVASFDSGYGSALLARQCGQKFAREIFFLGLNYSADEAVAMGMANKSVPHAELENVALEWAKLINGKSPTAMRMLKFGFNLPDDGLVGQQLFAGEATRLAYGTEEAQEGRDAFLEKRPQDYSKFPWHF; this is encoded by the coding sequence ATGGTCTCGCAGATCTTCGATGAAGCCCGTTGGCAAAAGGTGGACGGCTTCGATTTCACCGACATCACGTATCACCGCGCGGTCGATCAAGGCACCGTGCGCATCGCGTTCAATCGTCCTGAGGTGCGCAATGCGTTCCGACCTCACACGGTGGACGAGCTGTATCGCGCTCTGGATCACGCCCGCATGTGGAGCGACGTGGGCTGCGTGCTGTTGACCGGCAACGGACCTTCGCCGAAGGACGGCGGATGGGCTTTCTGCTCTGGCGGTGATCAGCGCATTCGTGGCAAGGACGGCTACAAGTACGAAGGGGCTGAAGGCGTCGACCCGGCGCGCCTCGGGCGCTTGCATATCCTCGAGGTACAGCGGCTGATCCGCTTCATGCCCAAGGTGGTCATTGCGGTGGTTCCTGGCTGGGCAGTTGGGGGAGGGCACAGCCTGCACGTGGTGTGTGATCTGACGCTAGCCAGCAAGGAGCACGCGCTCTTCAAGCAGACGGATCCCGACGTCGCGAGCTTCGACTCGGGCTACGGCTCGGCGCTGTTGGCCCGCCAGTGTGGCCAGAAGTTCGCGCGGGAAATCTTCTTCCTTGGCCTGAATTACAGCGCCGATGAAGCCGTCGCGATGGGCATGGCGAACAAGTCGGTGCCTCATGCGGAGCTGGAGAACGTCGCCCTCGAGTGGGCGAAGCTCATCAACGGCAAGAGCCCGACGGCGATGCGCATGCTCAAGTTTGGTTTCAACCTGCCTGATGACGGGCTCGTTGGGCAGCAGCTCTTCGCCGGGGAAGCCACGCGCCTCGCCTACGGCACGGAAGAGGCCCAAGAAGGCCGCGACGCGTTCCTCGAGAAGCGCCCCCAGGACTACTCGAAGTTCCCCTGGCACTTCTGA
- a CDS encoding SUMF1/EgtB/PvdO family nonheme iron enzyme, whose protein sequence is MSERDPLGVCGETLAQKYEIRELVASGGFSLVYKGHHKLWKSAIAVKFFTFLAQAPAEDRAALQQAFVNEGALLSDLSSQSASIVQPRDVGTFTTPEGEWIPYMVMEWLDGEPLGAILDRENGRGDPRRTPAEVFLMLEGVARALELAHQRGVAHRDVKPENLVVVGDPREPDVVKLLDFGVAQIMDAQAPVLGTTGRQVSSFTPSYGAPEQFDSRFGKTGPWTDVYQLALVAAELISGRQPLSGPNPADFAASSTDSRTRPTPAALGAFVSPDVEAVFEQALALYTTDRYISAGKFWSALADALGIIQTPSVRPPPISDSAVRAMTPPNTASGNTARWDADLDSLPTASIQPLPRPSHVPAVSATSGAVASGAGSVGTEPLPRSQVPTVRKDGREVPAGPSSPPLSRSLPSKAERPGSRWFTTAMIAGCAALLAGGGVFFLTAAGKDSASQVRATEATAQQPAAAMPAPKAACPEGMLNIPAGQYFMGSDADDALDLEKPSHHVLLDGYCLDETEVTVHAYQKCSDAGKCRRASKEVEWDGMTKPQARIYSTACNEGIEGRGDHPINCVSWQQAHDYCELAGKRLPTEAEWEYAARSSDGRVYPWGDEEPSSKMLNACGWECVNWANRQGEKLTSLYEENDRFPTTAPVGSFPAGNSRFGAKDIVGNVWEWVADWEGPYTKDEKHNPTGAAKGEKRVIRGGAWNGGYKAWLRPSFRYAMTPDTLSHGIGFRCAADLTK, encoded by the coding sequence ATGTCAGAGCGTGATCCTTTGGGCGTGTGCGGTGAAACGCTCGCGCAGAAGTACGAGATCCGCGAGCTGGTGGCTTCCGGTGGCTTTTCCCTGGTCTACAAGGGGCACCACAAGCTGTGGAAGTCGGCGATCGCGGTGAAGTTCTTCACCTTCCTGGCGCAGGCGCCAGCGGAGGATCGGGCGGCGCTCCAACAAGCGTTCGTGAACGAGGGTGCGCTGCTCAGTGACTTGTCTTCCCAGAGTGCGAGCATCGTTCAGCCGCGGGACGTCGGGACGTTCACGACGCCCGAGGGCGAGTGGATCCCGTACATGGTGATGGAGTGGCTCGACGGTGAGCCGCTTGGCGCGATCTTGGACCGCGAGAACGGCCGTGGTGACCCGCGACGCACGCCCGCGGAAGTGTTCTTGATGCTGGAAGGCGTTGCTCGCGCCCTTGAGCTCGCACATCAGCGCGGCGTGGCCCACCGCGACGTCAAGCCGGAGAACCTCGTGGTGGTCGGCGACCCACGCGAGCCCGACGTCGTCAAGCTGCTCGATTTCGGTGTCGCGCAGATCATGGACGCTCAGGCGCCAGTGCTCGGCACGACTGGGCGTCAGGTCAGCTCCTTCACTCCCAGCTACGGGGCACCAGAACAGTTCGACTCGCGCTTTGGCAAGACGGGACCTTGGACGGACGTCTATCAGCTGGCATTGGTCGCAGCGGAGCTTATTTCCGGGCGGCAACCGCTCAGTGGGCCCAATCCTGCCGATTTCGCCGCATCGAGCACGGACTCGCGCACCCGTCCGACCCCAGCAGCCTTGGGCGCCTTCGTCTCGCCGGACGTCGAGGCGGTGTTTGAGCAGGCCCTGGCGCTCTACACCACGGACCGCTACATCAGCGCGGGTAAGTTCTGGTCAGCGCTCGCTGATGCTCTCGGCATCATCCAGACGCCCAGCGTGCGTCCGCCGCCGATCTCCGACTCCGCGGTGCGCGCAATGACGCCTCCAAACACCGCGAGCGGCAATACGGCACGCTGGGACGCTGACCTGGACTCGCTGCCCACAGCCTCGATTCAACCGCTGCCACGACCTTCACACGTGCCGGCGGTGTCTGCTACGAGCGGCGCGGTTGCGAGCGGCGCAGGTAGCGTTGGTACGGAGCCGCTGCCGCGCTCTCAAGTCCCTACCGTGCGGAAAGATGGGCGTGAGGTGCCCGCTGGGCCATCTTCGCCTCCCCTCAGCCGGTCGTTGCCGAGCAAAGCTGAGCGGCCGGGGTCGCGCTGGTTCACGACGGCGATGATTGCCGGCTGTGCGGCGTTGCTTGCTGGAGGCGGCGTCTTCTTCCTGACTGCAGCGGGGAAAGACAGTGCGAGCCAGGTGCGCGCGACTGAGGCGACCGCGCAGCAGCCCGCTGCAGCCATGCCGGCTCCCAAGGCAGCGTGCCCTGAGGGCATGCTGAACATCCCCGCCGGGCAGTACTTCATGGGGTCTGATGCTGACGACGCGCTCGACCTGGAGAAACCAAGCCATCACGTCCTGCTCGATGGCTACTGCCTGGACGAAACCGAAGTCACCGTCCACGCCTACCAGAAGTGCTCGGACGCCGGAAAGTGTCGTCGCGCTTCGAAAGAGGTCGAGTGGGACGGGATGACGAAGCCGCAAGCGCGCATCTACTCCACCGCGTGCAACGAAGGCATCGAGGGCCGCGGCGATCACCCGATCAACTGCGTCAGCTGGCAGCAAGCCCACGACTACTGCGAGCTCGCCGGAAAGCGTCTCCCTACGGAAGCTGAATGGGAGTACGCTGCGCGTTCTTCCGACGGCCGCGTCTACCCGTGGGGCGACGAGGAGCCTTCTTCCAAGATGCTCAACGCGTGCGGCTGGGAGTGCGTGAACTGGGCCAACCGCCAAGGTGAGAAGCTCACCTCGCTCTACGAAGAGAACGACCGCTTCCCTACCACCGCTCCCGTGGGGAGTTTCCCTGCGGGAAATTCACGCTTCGGTGCGAAGGACATCGTGGGGAACGTCTGGGAGTGGGTCGCGGACTGGGAAGGCCCGTACACCAAAGACGAAAAGCACAATCCGACCGGTGCCGCGAAGGGCGAAAAGCGGGTGATCCGTGGCGGCGCGTGGAACGGCGGCTACAAGGCCTGGTTACGTCCGAGCTTCCGTTACGCCATGACGCCAGACACGCTGAGCCATGGAATCGGGTTCCGCTGCGCGGCTGACCTGACGAAGTAA
- a CDS encoding GHKL domain-containing protein, with protein MKQPVVAALRASSIALPPLGLGALCSYRAAPPTWAELGVTALLSLLAVAWQLSTNARRLRTVTSVLAAYREGDFSIRARSTAADPALNEVFVELNHLGDTLRGHRLGEMEAWALLRKVVAEVDVIVLACDEQGRIRLANEAAAKLVGRPVSSLLDKAATDLGIDDLLAGPAPRTLEGNTALPGGPWELRRGTFRLSGEAHTLLVLSDVSFALRQRERDAWRRLVRVIGHEINNSLTPIQSISRSIAEGLTARDGDPEWEQDTQSGLKVIERRAESLARFMQAYAQLARLPEPQLKEVSVAEWVRRVAKLEQRVNVEIQSGPACSIRADSDQLEQMLINLVKNAAEASREQGSESVRLRWSKSNGAVLIQVEDDGAGIANPGNLFVPFFTTKPGGSGIGLALARQIAEAHGGSLTLENRTAAAGAVSDPKSGGALATVRLPVQGP; from the coding sequence GTGAAGCAGCCGGTCGTCGCTGCTCTGCGCGCCTCGAGCATCGCGCTACCTCCGCTCGGTCTGGGCGCGCTGTGCAGCTATCGTGCAGCACCGCCAACCTGGGCCGAACTGGGCGTGACCGCGCTCTTGTCGCTACTGGCGGTAGCCTGGCAACTCAGCACGAACGCTCGGCGCCTGCGCACGGTCACCTCCGTGCTTGCTGCCTATCGCGAGGGCGACTTCTCGATCCGCGCTCGTTCCACTGCGGCGGACCCAGCGCTGAACGAGGTCTTCGTCGAGCTGAACCACCTCGGAGACACGCTCCGCGGGCATCGCCTCGGGGAAATGGAAGCCTGGGCGCTGCTGCGGAAGGTCGTGGCCGAGGTCGACGTGATCGTGCTGGCGTGTGACGAGCAGGGTCGCATCCGCTTGGCCAATGAGGCGGCAGCAAAACTCGTCGGGCGGCCGGTTTCGAGCTTACTCGACAAAGCGGCGACCGACCTTGGGATCGACGACTTGCTCGCCGGCCCCGCGCCGCGCACCCTCGAAGGCAATACGGCGCTCCCTGGCGGCCCATGGGAGCTCAGGCGCGGCACCTTCCGCCTGTCAGGGGAGGCGCACACCCTCCTCGTGCTGTCCGACGTCAGCTTTGCCTTACGGCAACGGGAGCGGGACGCCTGGAGGCGCTTGGTGCGGGTCATCGGTCACGAGATCAATAACTCCCTCACCCCCATCCAATCCATCTCGCGCTCGATCGCCGAAGGCCTCACCGCGCGGGACGGCGATCCCGAATGGGAGCAAGACACCCAGAGCGGACTCAAAGTGATCGAGCGCCGTGCGGAGTCCCTCGCACGCTTCATGCAAGCCTATGCTCAGCTCGCGCGGCTGCCCGAGCCGCAACTGAAGGAAGTCTCCGTCGCAGAGTGGGTTAGGCGAGTGGCGAAGCTAGAGCAGCGGGTCAACGTCGAGATACAGTCAGGACCGGCGTGCTCCATCCGCGCGGATTCGGATCAACTCGAGCAAATGCTGATCAATCTGGTAAAGAACGCAGCCGAAGCAAGCCGAGAGCAGGGCAGCGAGTCAGTGCGCTTGCGCTGGTCCAAGTCAAACGGCGCTGTGCTGATCCAGGTAGAAGACGATGGCGCTGGCATCGCTAACCCCGGCAATCTCTTCGTCCCCTTCTTCACGACGAAACCGGGAGGATCTGGCATTGGCCTAGCGCTCGCGCGCCAGATTGCCGAAGCCCACGGCGGAAGCCTGACGCTAGAGAACCGCACGGCAGCGGCAGGTGCCGTTTCTGACCCGAAGAGCGGCGGAGCACTCGCAACCGTGCGTTTGCCGGTTCAGGGACCTTGA